The proteins below are encoded in one region of Streptomyces cyanogenus:
- the pfkB gene encoding 1-phosphofructokinase has translation MILTVTPNPSLDRTYEVPVLERGEVIRADGERMDPGGKGVNVSRAVAAAGRRTVAVLPLGGAPGALVADLLDAQGIEVAPVPVAGATRSNIALAEADGVLTKINAPGPELSAAEQELLLDAVRAHSADADWIACCGSLPRGLAPSWYADVVMRAHAGGARIALDTSGRALLEALRARPDVVKPNAEELAEAVARPLATVGDALKAAEEVRAMGAGAVLASLGADGQLLVSDTGAWFGSARVSTVRSNVGAGDASLAGFLIAGGTGPEALASAVAHGAAAVQLPGSVMPTPADLDPAAVTVTADIPLDRELTEPVS, from the coding sequence ATGATCCTCACCGTCACCCCCAACCCCTCCCTCGACCGCACCTACGAGGTCCCCGTCCTGGAACGCGGCGAGGTCATCCGCGCCGACGGCGAGCGCATGGACCCCGGCGGCAAGGGCGTGAACGTCTCGCGGGCCGTCGCCGCGGCCGGCCGGCGCACGGTCGCCGTCCTGCCCCTGGGGGGTGCGCCGGGCGCACTCGTCGCCGATCTGCTCGACGCGCAGGGCATCGAGGTCGCGCCGGTCCCGGTGGCCGGTGCCACCCGCTCCAACATCGCGCTCGCGGAAGCCGACGGGGTGCTCACCAAGATCAACGCGCCGGGCCCGGAGCTGTCGGCGGCCGAACAGGAACTCCTCCTGGACGCCGTCCGCGCGCACTCCGCCGACGCCGACTGGATCGCGTGCTGCGGCAGCCTGCCCCGGGGGCTCGCGCCCTCCTGGTACGCCGACGTCGTCATGCGGGCCCACGCCGGGGGTGCACGCATCGCGCTGGACACCTCCGGGCGCGCGCTCCTGGAGGCGCTGCGCGCGCGGCCCGACGTGGTGAAGCCGAACGCCGAGGAGCTCGCGGAAGCCGTCGCACGCCCCTTGGCGACCGTGGGCGACGCGCTGAAGGCGGCCGAGGAGGTGCGGGCGATGGGCGCGGGCGCCGTGCTCGCGAGCCTGGGCGCCGACGGTCAGCTCCTGGTGTCGGACACCGGCGCCTGGTTCGGCAGCGCGCGGGTGTCCACCGTCCGCAGCAACGTCGGCGCCGGTGACGCCTCACTGGCCGGCTTCCTCATCGCCGGCGGCACCGGACCCGAGGCGCTCGCCTCCGCCGTCGCCCACGGCGCCGCCGCCGTGCAGCTCCCCGGCAGCGTGATGCCGACCCCGGCCGACCTGGATCCGGCGGCGGTGACGGTCACGGCCGACATCCCCCTGGACCGCGAACTGACGGAGCCGGTGTCATGA
- a CDS encoding DeoR/GlpR family DNA-binding transcription regulator — MYAPERQQEILRLARDGGRVDVLSLAEEFQVTAETIRRDLKALDRAGLVRRVPGGAIPVGRLDFEPDLTEREATAADEKDRIAKAALTELPAEGTMILDAGTTVARVAGAVPLEARLTVVTHSLPIAARLADHPGIQLHLVGGRVRHRTRAAVDAWALRAYGEIRADVLFVAANGFSAEHGLTTPDLAEAAVKRAAVAAARRVVLLADSSKHGQEHFARFGDLSDVDLLITDSGLSPEDAAAIERGGTEVVRA, encoded by the coding sequence ATGTACGCACCGGAGCGGCAGCAGGAGATCCTCCGGCTCGCCCGTGACGGCGGCCGGGTGGACGTGCTGTCGCTGGCCGAGGAGTTCCAGGTCACCGCGGAGACGATCCGCCGCGATCTGAAGGCCCTCGACCGCGCCGGTCTCGTCCGCCGGGTGCCCGGCGGTGCCATCCCGGTCGGCCGCCTCGACTTCGAGCCGGACCTCACCGAGCGCGAGGCCACCGCCGCCGACGAGAAGGACCGCATCGCCAAGGCCGCCCTCACCGAGCTGCCGGCCGAGGGCACGATGATCCTCGACGCCGGCACGACGGTCGCCCGGGTGGCCGGGGCCGTCCCGCTGGAGGCGCGGCTCACCGTCGTCACGCACTCCCTGCCGATCGCCGCCCGCCTCGCCGACCACCCGGGCATCCAGCTCCACCTGGTCGGGGGCCGCGTACGGCACCGGACGCGCGCCGCCGTGGACGCCTGGGCGCTGCGCGCGTACGGCGAGATCCGCGCCGACGTACTGTTCGTCGCCGCCAACGGGTTCTCCGCCGAGCACGGTCTGACCACTCCCGACCTCGCCGAGGCCGCGGTCAAGCGGGCCGCCGTCGCCGCCGCCCGCCGCGTGGTGCTGCTGGCCGACTCCTCCAAGCACGGCCAGGAGCACTTCGCCCGCTTCGGCGACCTGAGCGATGTGGACCTGCTGATCACCGACAGCGGGCTGAGCCCGGAAGACGCCGCCGCCATCGAGCGCGGCGGCACGGAGGTAGTGCGCGCATGA
- a CDS encoding MFS transporter translates to MTPNDSTLAPTAPDRARWLALAIVMTAAFMDLVDVTIVNIAIPSIERSAHASVGQIQWITAGYALAFAAGLITGGRLGDIHGRKRLFLLGIGGFTLASALCGFAANPEMLVASRILQGGMAALMVPQVLSIVHATFPADERGKVFGLFGAIVGLGAVSGPLLGALLTEWNLFGLEWRPIFLINLPVGVLAWLLGRRFITESKAPRALKLDLVGVALVTLGLVMLLYPLTRGRELDWPLWGYGCMAGSLVVFAALVSYEKRKAARDGSPLVELSLFRVKSFAAGIAVQTVFGVALGIFFLVWTLYMQIGLGWSPLRAGLTGVPFSLAVSTAAGLSVQQLVPRFGRKVLQAGALVMGAGVLLYLAEARHYGLAIASWQMALPLVVMGAGMGLIVAPLTDAVLSEVPREHAGSASGLINTVQQMGNALGLGLVSVVFFGEIGDRLTAAQVGPAFVHAFQHALWWVAGIMGAIFLLMSALPKRPAQHVEGAAQGASAAKEPALAP, encoded by the coding sequence ATGACCCCGAACGACAGCACCCTTGCTCCCACGGCGCCCGACCGCGCCCGCTGGCTGGCCCTGGCGATCGTCATGACCGCGGCCTTCATGGACCTGGTGGACGTCACGATCGTCAACATCGCGATCCCGTCCATTGAGCGGAGCGCCCACGCCTCGGTCGGCCAGATCCAGTGGATAACCGCCGGCTACGCCCTCGCGTTCGCCGCCGGCCTGATCACCGGTGGCCGGCTCGGCGACATCCACGGCCGCAAGCGGCTGTTCCTCCTCGGCATCGGCGGCTTCACGCTCGCCTCCGCCCTGTGCGGCTTCGCCGCGAACCCGGAGATGCTGGTCGCCTCCCGCATCCTGCAGGGCGGCATGGCCGCGCTGATGGTTCCTCAGGTGCTGTCCATCGTGCACGCCACCTTCCCGGCCGACGAACGCGGCAAGGTCTTCGGTCTGTTCGGCGCCATCGTCGGTCTCGGCGCGGTCTCCGGGCCGCTGCTGGGCGCCCTGCTGACGGAGTGGAACCTGTTCGGCCTCGAATGGCGGCCCATCTTCCTCATCAACCTCCCCGTAGGTGTCCTCGCCTGGCTGCTGGGCCGTCGCTTCATCACCGAGTCGAAGGCCCCCAGGGCGCTGAAGCTGGACCTCGTCGGCGTCGCCCTGGTGACGCTGGGCCTGGTGATGCTGCTCTACCCGCTCACCCGCGGCCGCGAGCTGGACTGGCCGCTGTGGGGGTACGGCTGCATGGCCGGCTCGCTCGTCGTCTTCGCGGCGCTGGTGTCGTACGAAAAACGGAAGGCGGCCCGGGACGGTTCCCCGCTCGTCGAGCTGTCCCTCTTCCGGGTGAAGAGCTTCGCCGCGGGCATCGCCGTACAGACCGTCTTCGGTGTCGCACTCGGCATCTTCTTCCTGGTCTGGACGCTGTACATGCAGATCGGCCTGGGCTGGAGCCCGCTGCGGGCCGGGCTGACCGGGGTGCCGTTCTCGCTCGCGGTGTCCACGGCCGCCGGGCTGTCGGTGCAGCAGCTGGTCCCGCGGTTCGGCCGGAAGGTGCTGCAGGCGGGCGCGCTGGTGATGGGCGCGGGCGTGCTGCTCTACCTGGCGGAGGCCCGCCACTACGGCCTCGCCATCGCCTCCTGGCAGATGGCCCTGCCGCTGGTCGTGATGGGGGCCGGCATGGGTCTGATCGTCGCGCCGCTGACCGACGCGGTGCTCTCGGAGGTGCCGCGCGAGCACGCGGGGTCCGCGTCCGGACTGATCAACACCGTGCAGCAGATGGGCAACGCGCTGGGGCTGGGGCTGGTGTCGGTGGTCTTCTTCGGGGAGATCGGTGACCGGCTGACCGCGGCGCAGGTCGGCCCGGCGTTCGTGCACGCCTTCCAGCACGCGCTGTGGTGGGTGGCCGGGATCATGGGCGCGATCTTCCTGCTGATGTCCGCCCTGCCGAAGCGTCCGGCCCAGCATGTGGAGGGCGCGGCGCAGGGGGCGTCAGCGGCGAAGGAGCCCGCACTGGCGCCCTGA
- a CDS encoding helix-turn-helix transcriptional regulator — protein MTTDTPARLLQLLSLLQTPREWPGGELADRLGVSRRTVRRDVDRLRELGYPVQATKGADGGYRLVAGKAMPPLVLDDEEAVAIAVGLRAGAGHAVEGVEEASVRALAKLEQVLPSRLRHRVSTLQAATTPLTSGDGPSIAPETLTVMASAVAGNERLRFAYRDKDGSASRRLTEPHRLVSTGRRWYLVAYDLDRADWRTFRVDRVSEPFVTGVRFAPRELPTGSAAEYLRQSIHRRQETYAFEVRFAAPAEQVSARTPKWLGTPEDDGKGGCLLHGTTGDPVEWLAVRLAMTGHEFSVRGPAELADSVRELGARLTRAAGARPGPGTEDPGASETPGALGAPGAPETPGALRMPGAPGAPETPGRG, from the coding sequence ATGACGACGGACACTCCAGCCCGGCTGCTCCAGCTCCTCTCCCTTCTGCAGACGCCCCGCGAGTGGCCCGGCGGTGAACTCGCCGACCGGCTGGGGGTGTCACGGCGTACCGTGCGGCGGGATGTCGACCGGCTGCGCGAGCTGGGCTATCCGGTGCAGGCGACGAAGGGCGCGGACGGCGGGTACCGGCTGGTGGCGGGCAAGGCGATGCCGCCGCTGGTGCTGGACGACGAGGAGGCGGTCGCGATCGCGGTGGGACTGCGGGCCGGTGCCGGGCACGCCGTGGAAGGGGTCGAGGAGGCCTCCGTACGGGCGCTGGCCAAGCTGGAGCAGGTGCTGCCCTCCCGGCTGCGCCACCGCGTGTCCACGCTGCAGGCCGCGACGACACCGCTGACCAGCGGGGACGGGCCGAGCATCGCGCCGGAGACGCTGACCGTGATGGCCTCGGCGGTGGCGGGGAACGAGCGGCTGCGCTTCGCCTACCGCGACAAGGACGGCAGCGCGTCCCGGCGGCTGACCGAGCCGCACCGGCTCGTGTCGACGGGACGGCGCTGGTACCTGGTCGCCTACGACCTCGACCGCGCCGACTGGCGCACCTTCCGGGTCGACCGGGTGAGCGAGCCGTTCGTGACCGGCGTCCGGTTCGCCCCGCGGGAGTTGCCGACGGGGAGCGCCGCCGAGTATCTGCGGCAGTCGATCCACCGCCGGCAGGAGACGTACGCGTTCGAGGTACGGTTCGCCGCCCCGGCCGAACAGGTCTCCGCGCGGACACCGAAGTGGCTCGGAACCCCCGAGGACGACGGCAAGGGCGGCTGCCTCCTCCACGGCACCACCGGCGACCCCGTGGAGTGGCTGGCGGTGAGACTGGCGATGACGGGGCACGAGTTCTCGGTCCGGGGCCCGGCGGAACTGGCGGATTCAGTACGGGAGTTGGGGGCCCGATTGACCAGGGCCGCGGGTGCGCGGCCGGGGCCGGGGACGGAGGACCCGGGGGCATCGGAGACGCCGGGAGCGTTGGGGGCGCCGGGAGCGCCGGAGACACCGGGAGCGTTACGGATGCCAGGGGCACCGGGAGCGCCGGAGACGCCGGGGCGCGGCTGA
- a CDS encoding TetR/AcrR family transcriptional regulator, translating to MEIARAAAALFVQQGLRATRAEDIAHAAGIAPRTFYRYFAGKEEAVAPLYAAGAQRWTEAVRTAPAHLSLPQALEHAVQHTLTPGVGVSAASWEWVRTLIRLAGSSPALGKVWAEVCQTSEGALTEILAARVPGGKAGDVDLRFAAAVAGAAVRVAVESWAVTTNPPTGPGGPAALALRNLHALRDFEWGGCGGGSEARGGCMGAGAE from the coding sequence ATGGAGATCGCCCGGGCGGCGGCCGCCCTCTTCGTGCAGCAGGGCCTGCGGGCGACCCGCGCCGAGGACATCGCCCACGCCGCGGGCATCGCACCGCGCACCTTCTACCGCTACTTCGCCGGCAAGGAGGAGGCGGTGGCCCCGCTCTACGCGGCCGGCGCCCAGCGCTGGACCGAGGCGGTCCGTACGGCCCCGGCCCACCTGTCCCTCCCGCAGGCCCTGGAACACGCCGTCCAGCACACCCTCACGCCCGGCGTCGGCGTCTCGGCCGCGTCCTGGGAATGGGTGCGCACCCTCATCCGCCTGGCCGGCAGCAGCCCGGCCCTGGGCAAGGTGTGGGCGGAGGTGTGCCAGACGTCGGAGGGGGCGCTGACGGAGATCCTGGCGGCGCGGGTGCCGGGCGGGAAGGCCGGCGATGTGGACCTCCGCTTCGCCGCGGCCGTGGCCGGCGCCGCCGTCCGCGTGGCCGTGGAGTCCTGGGCCGTCACCACGAACCCACCCACCGGCCCCGGCGGCCCGGCAGCCCTGGCCCTGCGCAACTTGCATGCCCTACGGGACTTCGAGTGGGGCGGCTGTGGGGGCGGCAGTGAGGCGCGCGGAGGGTGCATGGGCGCGGGGGCCGAGTGA
- a CDS encoding sigma-70 family RNA polymerase sigma factor encodes MATRAVARRQSATGETADSASSVRAHGGEIADRDLVGMYLDEIARTPLLDAAKEVELSQTIEAGVFAQQVLDGEEQSRSDATREELQALVDAGERAKDVFIRSNLRLVVAVARRYPRSGLPLLDLIQEGNAGLVRAVEKFDYRKGFKFSTYATWWIRQAITRSIADQSRTIRLPVHLVEELGRIRRVQREFNRENGRDPEPAEIAAELGSTPERVIDVLDWARDPVSLNMSVDDEGETQFGDLLEDTSAVSPEQSVLTLLRSEELDDLIGRLDQRTASIIKMRYGIEDGRERTLTEVGKEHGLTRERIRQIEKHALLELKKLARSTGFDAAA; translated from the coding sequence ATGGCAACCCGTGCCGTCGCCCGTCGTCAGTCCGCCACCGGCGAGACGGCCGACTCGGCAAGCAGTGTTCGCGCTCATGGCGGCGAGATCGCAGACCGCGACCTGGTCGGCATGTACCTCGACGAGATCGCGCGTACGCCGCTGCTCGACGCCGCAAAAGAGGTCGAGCTGTCCCAGACCATCGAGGCGGGTGTGTTCGCGCAACAGGTCCTCGACGGCGAGGAGCAGAGCAGGTCGGACGCCACCCGCGAGGAGCTCCAGGCCCTGGTCGACGCCGGTGAGCGCGCCAAGGACGTCTTCATCCGCTCCAACCTCCGCCTGGTCGTCGCGGTCGCCCGGCGCTACCCGCGCAGCGGGCTGCCCCTGCTCGACCTGATCCAGGAGGGCAACGCCGGTCTGGTGCGCGCCGTCGAGAAGTTCGACTACCGCAAGGGCTTCAAGTTCTCGACGTACGCCACCTGGTGGATCCGGCAGGCCATCACCCGCTCCATCGCCGACCAGTCCCGCACGATCCGGCTCCCCGTCCACCTGGTGGAGGAGCTGGGCCGCATCCGCCGTGTGCAGCGCGAGTTCAACCGCGAGAACGGCCGCGACCCGGAGCCCGCGGAGATCGCCGCGGAGCTGGGCTCGACGCCGGAGCGTGTCATCGACGTCCTCGACTGGGCCCGCGACCCGGTCTCGCTGAACATGTCGGTGGACGACGAGGGCGAGACCCAGTTCGGCGACCTGCTGGAGGACACCTCCGCGGTGAGCCCCGAGCAGTCGGTCCTGACCCTGCTGCGCAGCGAGGAACTGGACGACCTGATCGGCCGCCTGGACCAGCGCACGGCCTCCATCATCAAGATGCGGTACGGCATCGAGGACGGCCGCGAGCGCACCCTGACCGAGGTCGGCAAGGAGCACGGACTCACCCGTGAGCGGATCCGGCAGATCGAGAAGCACGCCCTGCTGGAGCTGAAGAAGCTGGCCCGGAGCACCGGTTTCGACGCGGCCGCGTGA
- a CDS encoding GNAT family N-acetyltransferase: protein MSSEHAEVQVRPGIEGDLDALTAIYNHYVRETAITFDTAIFSPEERRPWLLSHPEDGPHRLMVATDADSQEILGYATSSPYRPKPAYAPSVETSVYVAPDAGRRGIGTLLYGALFDALAGEDVHRAYAGIAQPNEASERLHAGFGFRYVGTYHEVGRKFGRYWDVAWYEKPLPERPL from the coding sequence ATGTCGTCGGAACATGCCGAGGTGCAGGTCAGGCCGGGAATCGAGGGGGACCTCGACGCCCTCACGGCGATCTACAACCACTACGTACGTGAGACGGCCATCACATTCGATACCGCGATCTTCTCCCCGGAAGAGCGCCGCCCTTGGCTGCTCTCCCACCCGGAAGACGGCCCGCACCGGCTGATGGTTGCCACGGACGCGGACTCACAGGAGATTCTGGGCTACGCCACGTCCAGCCCTTACCGGCCGAAGCCGGCGTACGCGCCCTCCGTGGAGACCTCGGTCTACGTCGCCCCGGACGCCGGCCGGCGCGGCATCGGCACGCTGCTCTACGGCGCCCTGTTCGACGCCCTGGCCGGGGAGGACGTACACCGCGCCTACGCGGGCATCGCGCAGCCGAACGAGGCGTCCGAGCGGCTGCACGCCGGCTTCGGCTTCCGGTACGTCGGCACGTACCACGAGGTGGGCCGCAAGTTCGGCCGCTACTGGGACGTGGCCTGGTACGAGAAACCGCTGCCGGAGAGGCCTCTGTAG
- a CDS encoding dioxygenase, translating into MSAATQERMPALYLSHGAPPLADDPVWPGQLAAWSAGLPRPKAILMVSAHWEEAPLALGAVETVPLVYDFWGFPEHYYQVRYPAPGAPALAEAVRKLLRAPGTPVQDIPDRGLDHGAYVPLVEMFPAADIPVLQISMPTLDPVRLMDIGRKLAPLRDEGVLIVGSGFFTHNLAALRHAGRGVPSWSSEFDDWGRRALEARDWDALLDFLDKAPAGRYAHPRTEHFAPLFVTMGAAEAGGEPAAQKSVIDGFWMGMAKRSVQFG; encoded by the coding sequence ATGTCCGCCGCCACCCAGGAGCGCATGCCCGCCCTGTACCTCAGCCACGGCGCCCCGCCGCTCGCCGACGACCCCGTTTGGCCCGGCCAGCTCGCCGCCTGGTCCGCCGGCCTGCCCCGGCCCAAGGCGATCCTCATGGTCTCCGCCCACTGGGAGGAGGCCCCGCTCGCCCTCGGCGCGGTCGAGACCGTCCCGCTCGTCTACGACTTCTGGGGCTTCCCGGAGCACTACTACCAGGTCCGGTACCCCGCCCCCGGCGCACCGGCGCTCGCCGAGGCCGTCCGCAAGCTGCTGCGCGCCCCCGGCACCCCCGTCCAGGACATCCCCGACCGGGGTCTCGACCACGGCGCCTACGTCCCCCTCGTCGAGATGTTCCCGGCCGCCGACATCCCCGTCCTGCAGATCTCCATGCCCACCCTCGACCCGGTGCGCCTGATGGACATCGGCCGCAAGCTCGCCCCCCTGCGCGACGAGGGCGTGCTGATCGTCGGCTCCGGCTTCTTCACGCACAACCTCGCCGCCCTGCGCCACGCCGGCCGGGGTGTGCCGAGCTGGTCCTCCGAGTTCGACGACTGGGGCCGGCGCGCCCTGGAGGCCCGCGACTGGGACGCCCTGCTCGACTTTCTGGACAAGGCCCCGGCCGGCCGGTACGCCCACCCGCGCACCGAACACTTCGCCCCCCTCTTCGTCACCATGGGCGCGGCGGAGGCCGGCGGCGAGCCGGCCGCGCAGAAGTCGGTGATCGACGGGTTCTGGATGGGAATGGCGAAGCGGTCCGTGCAGTTCGGATGA
- a CDS encoding MarR family winged helix-turn-helix transcriptional regulator, giving the protein MNTAPDPAAARHRWLTDEEQRIWRAYLHATTLLEDHLDRQLQRDAGMPHIYYGLLVGLAEAPRRRLRMTDLARKAKITRSRLSHAIARLEKNGWVRREDCPSDKRGQFAVLTDEGHEVLRRTAPGHVTAVRQALFDRLSPEQQKALGEIMEIVAEGLQPNEAGADLPWLR; this is encoded by the coding sequence ATGAACACGGCACCGGACCCCGCCGCCGCACGGCACCGCTGGCTCACCGACGAGGAACAGCGCATCTGGCGCGCCTACCTGCACGCCACCACCCTCCTGGAGGACCACCTCGACCGGCAGCTGCAGCGCGACGCGGGCATGCCGCACATCTACTACGGCCTCCTCGTCGGCCTCGCCGAGGCACCCCGGCGCCGGCTGCGGATGACCGACCTGGCGAGGAAGGCCAAGATCACCCGCTCCCGGCTCTCGCACGCGATCGCCCGGCTGGAGAAGAACGGCTGGGTACGGCGCGAGGACTGCCCCTCGGACAAGCGCGGCCAGTTCGCCGTGCTCACCGACGAGGGCCACGAGGTACTGCGGCGCACCGCGCCCGGCCATGTGACCGCCGTACGGCAGGCGCTGTTCGACCGGCTCAGCCCGGAACAGCAGAAGGCCCTCGGCGAGATCATGGAGATCGTCGCCGAGGGCCTCCAGCCCAACGAAGCGGGTGCGGACCTTCCCTGGCTCCGCTAG
- a CDS encoding MFS transporter — protein sequence MSESALKAPGVTAPSGDANRWKALVFIALAQLMVVLDATIVNIALPAAQQDLGISDGNKQWVITAYALAFGGLLLFGGRIADLWGRKRTFVLGLGGFAAASALGGAATTGAMMFGARALQGVFGALLAPAALSLLAVMFTDAKERAKAFGIYGAIAGGGGAVGLILGGFLTEYLDWRWTFFVNVPFAVVAAAGAYFVIREPEGGRNRNPLDIPGVLLSTLGLVALVYGFTRAESDGWSDAVTVSMFVASVVLLVAFALVESKVKAPLLPLRVVTDRNRGGIYLSLGLAIIGMFGLFLFLTYYLQIVKGYSPVKTGFAFLPMVVGMITGSTQIGTRLMTRVPARLLMGPGFLVAAAGMLLLTQLEIDSSYGALLLPAMVLLGLGMGTAFMPAMSLATQGVEPRDAGVASAMVNTSQQVGGAIGTALLNTIASSATTSYVKDHIAGATARPQQELVKLQGMVHGYTAAIWFAVGILAAAALIAFTFVNAGRPGSTPVASGEGVEDEVPVPVVAH from the coding sequence ATGTCCGAATCAGCCCTCAAGGCTCCCGGCGTCACCGCCCCGAGCGGTGACGCAAACCGCTGGAAGGCGCTCGTCTTCATCGCGCTCGCCCAGCTGATGGTCGTCCTCGACGCCACCATCGTGAACATCGCCCTGCCCGCCGCCCAGCAGGACCTCGGCATATCCGACGGCAACAAGCAGTGGGTCATCACGGCCTACGCCCTCGCCTTCGGCGGTCTGCTCCTGTTCGGCGGCCGGATCGCCGACCTGTGGGGCCGCAAGCGCACCTTCGTGCTCGGTCTGGGCGGCTTCGCCGCCGCCTCCGCGCTCGGCGGTGCCGCCACCACCGGCGCGATGATGTTCGGCGCCCGCGCCCTCCAGGGCGTCTTCGGCGCGCTGCTCGCGCCGGCCGCGCTGTCCCTGCTCGCGGTGATGTTCACCGACGCCAAGGAGCGCGCCAAGGCGTTCGGCATCTACGGCGCGATCGCGGGCGGCGGCGGTGCCGTCGGCCTGATCCTCGGCGGCTTCCTGACCGAGTACCTGGACTGGCGCTGGACCTTCTTCGTGAACGTCCCGTTCGCCGTGGTCGCCGCGGCCGGCGCCTACTTCGTCATCCGTGAGCCGGAGGGCGGCCGCAACCGCAACCCGCTCGACATCCCGGGCGTCCTGCTCTCCACCCTCGGCCTGGTCGCGCTCGTGTACGGCTTCACCCGCGCCGAGTCCGACGGCTGGAGCGACGCGGTGACCGTGTCGATGTTCGTCGCCTCCGTGGTGCTGCTGGTCGCGTTCGCACTCGTGGAGTCCAAGGTCAAGGCCCCGCTGCTGCCGCTGCGCGTGGTGACCGACCGCAACCGCGGCGGTATCTACCTCTCGCTGGGTCTCGCGATCATCGGCATGTTCGGCCTGTTCCTCTTCCTGACCTACTACCTGCAGATCGTCAAGGGCTACTCGCCGGTCAAGACCGGCTTCGCCTTCCTGCCGATGGTGGTCGGAATGATCACCGGCTCCACCCAGATCGGCACCCGGCTGATGACCCGCGTCCCGGCCCGCCTGCTGATGGGCCCGGGCTTCCTGGTCGCCGCGGCCGGCATGCTGCTGCTGACCCAGCTGGAGATCGACTCCTCGTACGGCGCGCTGCTGCTGCCCGCGATGGTGCTGCTCGGCCTCGGCATGGGTACGGCGTTCATGCCGGCGATGTCCCTGGCCACCCAGGGCGTGGAGCCCCGCGACGCCGGTGTCGCCTCCGCGATGGTCAACACCTCGCAGCAGGTCGGCGGCGCGATCGGCACCGCCCTGCTGAACACCATCGCCTCCTCGGCGACCACCTCGTACGTCAAGGACCACATCGCCGGTGCCACCGCCCGGCCGCAGCAGGAGCTGGTGAAGCTCCAGGGCATGGTGCACGGCTACACCGCCGCGATCTGGTTCGCCGTCGGCATCCTGGCGGCCGCCGCCCTGATCGCCTTCACCTTCGTCAACGCCGGCCGTCCCGGTTCCACCCCGGTGGCCTCGGGCGAGGGCGTCGAGGACGAGGTCCCGGTGCCGGTGGTGGCCCACTGA
- a CDS encoding TetR/AcrR family transcriptional regulator, whose amino-acid sequence MTAPAPRKAPRPRADALRNRERIVTAAREMFVEHGPDVPLDEIARRAGVGNATVYRNFPDRDALVREVVCSVMDRTAEAAELALAETGDAFAALERFVHTAADERISALCPMISSTFDKNHPDLEAASKRVEQLVEEVMGRAKAAGQLRPDVGVGDLLIVVAQLSRPPAGTDCMRGDRFVHRHLQLLLDGLRAPARSALPGRAVGLGELRAS is encoded by the coding sequence ATGACCGCCCCCGCTCCGCGCAAGGCGCCCCGGCCTCGCGCCGACGCCCTGCGCAACCGGGAGCGGATCGTCACCGCCGCCCGGGAGATGTTCGTCGAGCACGGCCCCGACGTGCCGCTGGACGAGATCGCCCGCCGGGCCGGTGTCGGCAACGCCACGGTGTACCGCAACTTCCCCGACCGCGACGCGCTCGTCCGCGAGGTCGTCTGCTCCGTGATGGACCGCACGGCCGAGGCGGCCGAGCTGGCCCTCGCGGAGACCGGGGACGCGTTCGCCGCCCTTGAGCGCTTCGTGCACACCGCCGCCGACGAGCGGATCAGTGCGCTGTGCCCCATGATCTCCAGCACCTTCGACAAGAACCACCCCGATCTGGAAGCCGCCAGCAAGCGCGTCGAGCAGCTCGTCGAGGAGGTCATGGGCCGGGCGAAGGCTGCCGGGCAGCTCCGGCCGGACGTCGGCGTCGGCGACCTGCTGATCGTGGTGGCGCAGCTGAGCCGGCCCCCGGCCGGCACGGACTGCATGCGCGGCGACCGCTTCGTCCACCGCCATCTCCAGCTGCTCCTCGACGGTCTGCGGGCCCCGGCCCGCTCCGCCCTGCCCGGCCGGGCCGTCGGCCTCGGGGAGCTGCGCGCATCCTGA